In the Drosophila willistoni isolate 14030-0811.24 chromosome 3R, UCI_dwil_1.1, whole genome shotgun sequence genome, AATTGAGATAAGTTTTATATGTAATCTCTTATGCtaagcaaacaatttttatgttaatttaCTTTAATGTGCCTAATACCCTTGAGGGTTAGGGAATTTCTACGCCAATGTCGTCTGCACGCTCATGGCGACCATATCTATGGGCACAACAAAGTTAAATCGTTAAAATCCTTTGACCATGTCACACTTTTATACATAATCGTGCTCTGGCACGTGCAGACAACCGCAATGTTGGCCGAGGATATGTATGCaacagaaaataaagcaaaaaaaaaggggaaaaattGGCAAATATTACGTATGCGTGCGTTCAATGTCCGGGAGGGTTGCCAACAATGCAGGCCAGGCATTAAGCGGGCACAAACAGAGGCTTTAACCAGAAACCACTGGCCTCGGGGTCATCTAGTATTATCTGTGCGGCAGATTCTATACCCTTGTAAATGCTGGATTTGATGATTGAGTTTGAAGGAAACCATTTGGCATTGTTTTCTGATGTTATTCCTGATATTCATCAATACGTAGGATTATTGAAATATTCTGAAAACTCATggagaaataaaattaagcgttgcatacttttatgCATACACCTTGGGAAGGGTATGCAATATTTAATATCCATTGTAGTTATTGCCTTTAACAAGGCTTAATTAGTGCAGcttaaagtttgattttaataatCAGTGAACAATTTACACACAATCAAGTTGATTACAGATTATACAATTTTAAGTGACCGAACGTAAGAGCGTTATATATGATCCAGCCTTTTGTACAATCTGCAATGAGTTATGGCACTGATTTGAGAAAACGAAATGTAATTTCTGTTAGTGTATGTCTCACCAATATAAGTGTAGCCAAATTGGCTTCAAAAAAGTAACCATCAATGTGAATGCCACGCTGGGAACGCATCATGGATATCTGTAACGAACGTCCAATGCCTGGATTATATACCCCAGGCCAGTTGCTCGCATAGATGGCCCAGGCAAAGCTTCTGCTTTCCGTTTTGACACGTTCACCGCAATAGCAATAGATGGAAACTTGAACCAGTATGGAGATTATGAATGCACCATAGAATAGCATACCGGGCTGCATCAAATTGTTGGACAACTGAAGGCACAGGACACACAAATGCAATGAAGCCGCCAGAAATTCTGTGCATATGAGTGGCCTGAAGTAGCTATTCAAAGCATAGCCAAGACTTAAGGACTCCTGATACAAATGGAAAATGTGTGCCAGTTCCTCTACAGATTCCCTAAAATGGTTGTCTTCCAAATGCAGCATTTTGTACGAAACGATTTTCAATAGTGCACACAAATTATGAGTCAGCGAACAGAATAGTGTATCCACACACACAGTTGGCAATATAACGCCCAAGGCGGCAGCAATATTCCATAAATAGGCAACTAAGTAAAAAAGTAAATGCCCATTATTCCAAGGATACCTGTAGAATAAAAGAGAAGGATATAAGAATAAGATATTTAAGAGAGTCACTCATTTTTTAAACCTACAGAgggtttctattttgtttcatttacTTACATGCTCGGAAAGGGTAATATTCTTGACTCTATGTGACCAGTTTGCCAATATGAGCTGAACATACCTAAAAGAGGCATCAGGCAAGCCAAGAGTCCagctaaaagaaaacaattctTATACAATCTGCTTATTAACTGATCACGTTGATTTTCCCTTGTGACAATCTCGGCATAATCTTTTTGTAGACATTCTGGAAAAAATAGGCAATTTTACAGCTCAGCTAATACCAAGGACTTAATCAATGCTCACCCCTTTCAAGGACGTGGCGAAACCTTTCAATGAGTTGTTGAAAATCcttatacaaataaattatgagtCCAATTTTATAGAGAGCCAATAAATCGACCAGTACAGAGCATAGAGAGTCGGTTAATTTATCCAAATTGTGTATATTATGTAGACCAAATGCTATGGTAAGGGGCAGAAATGTAATCACCGAGAAAATACTACAAATGGTTCTTCTAAGATATGGTTTTCCACAATTTCCATCCGCTTTTAGTATATCGAAACCCAAAAGTCGAAAGTAGACTGCTTGCAGACTTAGAAACTCGTCGGTCAGCATAGTTTAGAGTTAATTTAATGACTAATCTAATGACTTGACACCAGCCTTTTATAGGGTAATTTTGCTCATTAGTGACTAGAAAATCAATAgaatatgattaaaaatttagaaTCAGTTCAGGACAAAAGAACTTAAGTGCTTTACATTTCCATGTGATATTTGGCATTGTCCTTCACAACATATTCCCATTTCTATGCAAATTCATAAGCCTaactaaactttttgataTTTGCACAATAAATTAtacttaattaaaaacaattaaaacccAATTCCATTTCTTAAATCTGGCCAGAAATCCCAGTTTCCATTTTGCGCATTGGACTTGAATATTCGGATTTGAGTATGAATTCGGTTGAATGTTGTAAAGTGCAGCAAGCAAATCTCTTGGCCATTGCAAATATTTGGCAAACGTTTCTACATAAAATCCCTTAAGTAAATAAAAGGCATCGATCTGCAAAATACCCTATAacataatgaaatttttaaaattgattcttATTTTAAACCAAACTATCTTTGTAATTCGTTATTGTCTTATCAACACT is a window encoding:
- the LOC111519149 gene encoding putative odorant receptor 98b; the encoded protein is MLTDEFLSLQAVYFRLLGFDILKADGNCGKPYLRRTICSIFSVITFLPLTIAFGLHNIHNLDKLTDSLCSVLVDLLALYKIGLIIYLYKDFQQLIERFRHVLERECLQKDYAEIVTRENQRDQLISRLYKNCFLLAGLLACLMPLLGMFSSYWQTGHIESRILPFPSMYPWNNGHLLFYLVAYLWNIAAALGVILPTVCVDTLFCSLTHNLCALLKIVSYKMLHLEDNHFRESVEELAHIFHLYQESLSLGYALNSYFRPLICTEFLAASLHLCVLCLQLSNNLMQPGMLFYGAFIISILVQVSIYCYCGERVKTESRSFAWAIYASNWPGVYNPGIGRSLQISMMRSQRGIHIDGYFFEANLATLILIVQKAGSYITLLRSVT